GCGGACCTCCGGGCGGTCGCCGACGCGGGAGCCGACGCGGTCGGCGTCATCTGTGACGTCCCGGTCGAGACGCCGCGGGAGGTCTCACTCGAGCGGGCAGTCGACCTCGTCGCCGCGGCCCCCCCGTTTCTGACGACCGTCCTCGTGACGATGCCGTCAAGTCCGGACGCAGCGATCGAGCTCGTCGAGACCGTCGGACCGGACGCGATCCAGGTCCATGGCGGGCTCGAGCCCGACGGCGTGGCGTCGCTTCGAGCGGCGGTCGGCGCGGACGTGCTGGTCGCCGTCGACGCCGACGACGTCTCGAGGGCAGACTCGTTCGACGCGGTCGCCGACGGACTGGTCGTCGACTCCGTCGACGAAGACGGCGGCGGCGGGACCGGCGAGACCCACGACTGGGAGCGGACTCGCGAGGCGGCCGCCGACCTCGAGTCGCCGGTGATCCTCGCCGGCGGGCTCACGCCGGGGAACGTCGCCGACGCCGTGTGGACGGTCGAGCCGTTCGCCGTCGACGTCGCCAGCGGCGTGGAGGCCCGCGGCGGCGTGAAAGACGCCGGGGCCGTCGAAGCGTTCGTCGACCGGGCGACGACCGCGCGGCGGATCGAGGAGGTGTCGCCGTGACCGACGCGACGACGGCCCCCGACCTCGACCTCACCCGGGAGGCGTTTCGTGAGTACGCAACCGGCGCGACTGATCGGCCGGTCGTCGTCAGGACGGTCGCCTCCCTCGCAGTCGACACCACGCCGCTGTCGGCGTACGCGGCGCTCACCGGCCGGACGAGCGACCGGGAGCGATCGCCCTACGCCTTCCTGCTCGAGAGCGCGGAGAAGGTCGCCTCGAGCGATCCCGACGGGGCGTTCTCCTCGAACGCCGCGGGGGCCGACCGCCACGCCCGCTTCTCGTTCGTCGGCTACGACCCCGAGGCCGTCGTCACGGTCGGCCCCGACGGGACGACTGTCGAGGCGCTCGCCGACGACGCGCCGCTCGAGGCGATCGAGACCGACGCCGACGGCGACGTCGTCGACGCCCTGCGTGCGGCGCTACCGGACGTCGACCTGGTAAACGTCCCCGACCGCGACCGCCAGTACCTCGAGGGTGGGCTGGTCGGATTTTTAGCGTACGACGCCGTCTACGACCTCCACCTGGCAGAGGTCGGCCTCGAGCGACCCGACTCGCGGTTCCCGGACGCCGAGTTCGTCCTGACGACGAAGACGCTCGTCTTCGACGACCTCGAGGGGACCGTCTCGCTCGTCTTCACGCCGATCCTCGACGACGGCGCCGACCCGGAGGCCGTCTACGACGAACTCCGCGAGGAAGCCGCCACGGTCCAACGGACGCTCGCGTCGGCCGACGAACTCGAGACCGGCGGCTTCACTCGCCACGAGGAGACGGCGGGCTCGAGAGCCGACTACGAGGAGTGCGTCCGGCGGGCGAAAGAACACGTCCTCGACGGCGACATCTACCAGGGCGTCATCTCGCGAACGCGCGAACTCCGCGGCGAGGTCGACACGCTCGGCTTCTATGAGTCCCTGCGCGAGGTGAACCCCTCGCCGTACATGTACGTCCTCGAGCACGACGAGCTCGCCGTCGTGGGGGCGAGCCCCGAGACGCTCGTCTCCGTTCGCGGACGCGAGGTGATGTCGAACCCGATCGCGGGCACCTGCGACCGCGGCTCGAGTCCCGTCGAGGATCGCCGGCTCGCGGGCGAGATGCTCGCCGACGGGAAAGAGCGCGCCGAGCACACGATGCTGGTCGACTTGGCGCGAAATGACGTTCGCCAGGTGTCGGCGCCGGGGACGGTCCGCGTCGAGGAGTTCATGAACGTCCTCAAGTACAGCCACGTCCAGCACATCGAGTCGACCGTGACGGGGCAACTGGCGGCCGAGGCGGACGTCGCCGAACCACGTTCGGCTGCCCGGGAGCCGTCGTCTCCCGACGCCTTCGACGCGACGCGGGCGGCCTTCCCCGCCGGGACGCTCTCTGGCGCCCCCAAGGTGCGTGCGATGGAGATCATCGACGACCTCGAGACCGAGCCTCGAGGCCTGTACGGCGGCGGCGTCGGCTACTACTCCTTCTCGGGCGACGCCGACTTCGCGATCGTGATCCGGACGGCGACGGTCGAGCAGGACGGTGACGACCAGCGGATCACCGTCCAGGCGGGCGCGGGGCTCGTCGCCGACAGCGACCCCGCAGCCGAGTACGAGGAGACCGAGAAGAAGATGAACGGCGTCCTCGCCGCATTAGAGCGGATCGAAGCGCCGACGCTCGAGTCGACGCCGGAGGTGAGTCGATGAGCACAGAGCGGCGGTCGACCGCCGACTCGGACGCCTCGACCCCGCCCCGGACGGTGCTGTTTATCGATAACTTCGACTCCTTTACGTACAACGTCGTCGAGTACGTCAGCCAGCAACCCGGGATCGAAACGGTGGTGCTCCGGAACACGGCCACCCTCGAGGACGTCCGGGCCGTCGAGCCGGACGCTATCGTCATCAGCCCCGGCCCCGGCCATCCGAAAAACGACCGGGACGTCGGCGTGACGATGGACGTCCTCCACGAGGTGAGCCCCGACGTGCCGACGCTCGGCATCTGTCTCGGTCTCGAGGCGGCCGTCTACGCCTACGGCGGGCGCGTCGGCCGGGCACCGGAGCCGGTCCACGGCAAGGCCTCGGCCGTCGACCACGACGGCGAGGGCGTCTTCGACGGACTCGAACAGGGGTTCCGGGCAGGCCGATACCACTCGCTGGTCGCGACGGCGGTGCCGGACTGTTTCGACGTGACGGCGACGGCCGACCACGATGGAGAACGCCTCGTGATGGGCGTTCGTCACCGCGAGCACCCGATCGAGGCCGTCCAGTTCCACCCCGAGAGCGTGCTCACGGCCGTCGGCCACGACGTGATCGAGAACTTCCTCGAGAACGTGTAAACGGCGGTCGACCGGGGTGGGTCGGCCGGTGTCGTTTCCGGTGCTGGTGGTCACGTGCCGATCTCGGCAGTCACATGATGAAGCCGGTTGCGTAGAGGGCAGCGAGCACGATTGCGGCGACGATAGCGAGTCTGATGGCGAGTTTGACGGCGATCCGAACGGCCGTCACCACGACGACGATCGCGGCGATCGCCGCGAGGACGAGCAGGGCTATCTCGAACATATCTGATGAGCGTGCACTCCGAGAACGTAATCTTTCCGGGTGTTGTGACAGAGATGAACACAGATCGGTCTTTGATCCGATAACGTTCGTCCGGTGACAAACGGTGGGAGGGAGGGCGGCACCGAGTGACCGGCACAACTGCGAACCGGCTGCGGCCTGCGCTGGAACGGATGTGCAGGAGTACGGCGGCTCGTGAGCCGGTGAACCCCTTGCAGTCTCGGGATTCAGGCGGTCGAGATCACTTTCACCTCCCTCTGATAATCGTTAAGAGCGTTGCCGTCGTATCTGTGTACAGACGCGGCAGCAGCCTGGTGGCACTGTCAGTGTGGCCGACGCCGAGTTCGCCCAGACCCATCTATGAAAATCGGGTTGTACTAGGAACATATGACTTTCAGAAAAACACCACGCTTATTGTGATTGGCTGAATACCGAACCCTCGTCACGAATGATGCGACTCACAACCCGGACCCACGACGGAATCGCCGGACGGAGCGCGAACGCCTGGGAGGTGGCCCGCGCATGAGCGGCGCTGACCTTTCCGCGGACGAGATCACACTCCCGATCAAACGCACCGAGGGCGAGACGCTCGAGGAGCGGATGACGGCGAACGCCTATCACAACATCCTTCCCGCGCGCTACCTGCGCAAGGACGCCGATGGCAATCTCACGGAGACCCAGGAGGAGCTCTTCGAGCGCATCGGAAAGAATATCGCCCTCGCGGAGGCGGTGTACGAGGCCCAGAAGCGCGACCTCGAGGTCACCGCCACGCCCGAACAGCTCAAGCCCGGCCACCCGCGTCGGGACGAACTCGCCGCGGAGGTCTTCGGCGCAGGGACGACCGTCGACGACGACGTCGAGACGACGCTGACGGAGTACAACGTCAACAAGTTCGCCTACGACACGATCGTCCCCGAGCTGCCCGAGGAGGTACGCGAGCACGTCGAGGACGTCGCGGAGACGTTCATCGAGGGGATGGAGGAGCTCTCCTTTATGCCGAACTCGCCGACCCTGATGAACGCCGGCGACGAACTCCAGCAGCTCTCGGCCTGTTTCGTCATGAGCCCCGACGACGACCTCTCTGACATCCACGAGACGGCCAAGAAGGCCGCCGAAGTGTTCCAGTCCGGCGGCGGCGTCGGCTACGGCTTCTGGCAGCTCCGGCCGTTCGGTGATTCGGTCGGCTCTACGGGTGGCATCGCGTCGGGCCCGATCACCTTCATGCGCACCTACGACCAGCTCTGTGAGACGATCGCCCAGGGCGGGACCCGTCGTGGCGCCCAGATGGGCATCATGCGCGTCTCCCACCCCGACGTCATCGAGTTCATCCACGCCAAGAACAAGGACGTCTCGCTCGCACACACCCTGCGCCTGAACGACCCCGACGACTACACCTACACGACGTTCGCCGAGGCGCTCGAGGAGGCCCGCGAGCTCATCGACGAGGACGGTCACGTCCCCAAACACCTGCGCAACGCCGTCGAGGGGCATCTCTCGAACTTCAACATCTCTGTCGGCGTCACCGACGCCTTCATGGAGGCGCTGCAAAACGGCGAGGAGTACACGTTCACCAACCCGCGGACGGAAGCGCCCCACGTCGCGACCGAGGAGACCAAAGAGATGTACAGTCGGTACGACCTCGGTGAGTACGTCGAGGTCGGCGAACCGCTGTCGATCCCCGCCGAACTCATCTGGGAGCGCATCGTCGACGGAGCCCACGAGAACGGCGAACCCGGCGTGATCTACTTAGAGCGGGTGAACAAGGAACACTCCTTCGACGTCGAGAAACACCCCGACCACCGCATCCTCGCGACTAACCCCTGTGGCGAACAGCCCCTCGAGGAGTTCGAGGCCTGCAACCTCGGTCACATCAACCTCTCGACGCTCGTCGACCTCGAGGCGCCCGACTGGCGCGTCTGGAGCGAGGAGCACGCCGACGAGTACGACACGCAAGAGGAGGCAATGGCGGCGTTCCTCGAGGAGGCGATCGACTGGGAGGAGTTCGACGAGCGCATCCAGTACGGGACGCGCTTCCTCGAGAACGTCGTCACGATGTCTGATTTCCCGGTCGAGGAGATCGAGGAGACGGTCCGGAACATGCGAAAGATCGGGCTCGGGATCATGGGCCTGGCCCAGCTGTACATCCAGCTCGGCATCAGGTACGGCAGTGAGGAGGGCAACGAGGTCGCCCGCCAGCTGATGACCCACATCAACCACGAGGCGAAGTGGACGAGCCACGAGCTCGCCGAGGAACGCGGTGTCTTCAACGACTGGGACGACTCGAAGTACGCCGACCCCGTCGAGTACCGTGACTGGTTCGAACACCAGACCGGTCTCGACGCCGACGAGTGGGCCGACGGCTTCTCTATCCGCAACCACAACGTGACGACTATCGCCCCGACAGGCACGACGTCGATGGTGGGCAACACCACGGGTGGCTGTGAGCCCATCTACAACGTCGCCTACTACAAGAACGTCACCGACGACGTCCAGGGCGACGAGATGCTCGTCGAGTTCGACGACTACTTCCTGCGGACGCTCGAGGCCAACGGCATCGACGTCGAAGCCGCCAAACGTGAGGCCCAGGAGCAGATGGCGAACAACGAGTTCGACGGCGTCGAGGGCCTCGAGACGGTGCCCGACGCTATCGGCGAGCTGTTCGTCATCACCGCCGACCTCTCGGCGAAAGACCACGCCGCGGTGCAGTGTGCCTGCCAGGAAGGCGTCGACTCGGCGATCTCGAAGACGGTCAACGCGCCCAACGACTCCACGCTCGAGGACGCCAAGGAGGTCTTCGAGTGGGTGTACGAACACGGCGGCAAGGGCGTCACCTACTATCGGGACGGCACCCGAAGCAAGCAGGTGCTGACGACGCGTGCGGACAACGCCGAGTTCGCCGACGAGACCGAGGCCGCAGAGGCGATCGTCGAGCAGATCCGGGAGGTCTTCGGTGGCCTCGAGCAGTTCTTCGAGAGCGAGGACGTCCAGGCCGTCGCCCAGGAGGAACTCGACGGCCTCCTCGGCGGGATCGAGGTGAACCACGAGTACGCCGAGAAGCGCTCCCGGCCGGATGCCCTGCAAGGCGTCAGCCAGCGTGTCGACACCGGCTACGGGAAGATCTACGTGACGATCAACGAGGATCCCGAGACGGGCCAGCCGTTCGAACTGTTCGCGAACATCGGCCACTCCGGTGGCTTCACCAACTCCTTCACGGAGGCGCTCGCGAAGGTCATCTCGACGGCGCTGCGTTCGGGCGTCGACCCCGAGGAGATCGTCGACGAACTCTGTGGCACCCGCAGCCCGAAGGTCGCCTGGGACAAAGGCGAGCAGATCCAGTCGATCCCGGACGCCATCGGGACGGCGATGCGCCGCTATCTCGAGGACGAGATCGACAAGCCCTACCCCAAACAGCAGACGCTCGAGGAATCCGCCGACGCTGACGCCGAGGGGATCGAATACGACGGCCCAGAGACTGACGGCGGGGCGGCCGGTGCAGAAAGCGACGACGTGACCCAGGACCTCATCGACGCCGGCGAGTCGCCGGAGTGTCCCTCCTGTGGATCGCTCTCGCTGTACTACTCGGAGGGCTGTAAGACCTGTGAGTCCTGTGGCTGGAGTGAGTGCTGAACGGTCGCTGAGCCCGTAGCCTCTGTCCGATCGAATACCAACGTTTAATAACGCCATATACGATTTCTGTATATGGATCGCGATACTGCGGAGCCGTCGGTTCGCGGGCTGCCCGGGGATGCCGCGGAGGCGTGGATCGAGTATCACCACGAGTACGCCGCCCCGAGTGAGTACTCCCACGAGTTCGTCTGGGACGTGACGGCCGACGCTGAAGGACCGTTCTGTACCGACGTCGATGGGAACGTGTTGCTCGATTTCACCTGTCACATCGGTGCAGCCCCGCTGGGCTACAACAACCCGAAGATTCTCGACCGGATGGAGGAGTTCGACCTCGTCGACCCGATGAAGATCGCTGGCCAGGACTTCTACGCCGGGGCGGGTTCGTCACCGACGGAGCCGACCCACTCGATGGCGAGCCAGCTCATGGAGCGGCTGATCGACGTCACCGACCACTACGGGATGGACACGGTGTTTCTCTGTAACAGCGGCGCGGAGGCGATCGAGAACGCGATGAAGATCACCTACGCCCAGGCTGGGACGCCGAAGTACGGCGTGACGTTCGTCGGTGGCTTCCACGGCCGGACGCTGGGAACGCTCTCGATGACCCGAACCAAGTCCGTCTACACCCGCTCGTACCCCGAGGTTGCGGGCACGCGCACCGTCCCCTTCTGTGAGGATCGGAGCTGTGACGCCGAGAGCTGCTCCTGTGGCTTTTTCGCCGGCGAGCGCTCACAGCTCGAGCGGTTGCTCGAGCCCGAGGGCGGCTACGTCGACCCCGACGAGGTCTCGTTCATGGTGCTCGAGCCGG
This portion of the Natronobeatus ordinarius genome encodes:
- a CDS encoding phosphoribosylanthranilate isomerase, coding for MTRVKVCGVTREADLRAVADAGADAVGVICDVPVETPREVSLERAVDLVAAAPPFLTTVLVTMPSSPDAAIELVETVGPDAIQVHGGLEPDGVASLRAAVGADVLVAVDADDVSRADSFDAVADGLVVDSVDEDGGGGTGETHDWERTREAAADLESPVILAGGLTPGNVADAVWTVEPFAVDVASGVEARGGVKDAGAVEAFVDRATTARRIEEVSP
- the trpE gene encoding anthranilate synthase component I, which translates into the protein MTDATTAPDLDLTREAFREYATGATDRPVVVRTVASLAVDTTPLSAYAALTGRTSDRERSPYAFLLESAEKVASSDPDGAFSSNAAGADRHARFSFVGYDPEAVVTVGPDGTTVEALADDAPLEAIETDADGDVVDALRAALPDVDLVNVPDRDRQYLEGGLVGFLAYDAVYDLHLAEVGLERPDSRFPDAEFVLTTKTLVFDDLEGTVSLVFTPILDDGADPEAVYDELREEAATVQRTLASADELETGGFTRHEETAGSRADYEECVRRAKEHVLDGDIYQGVISRTRELRGEVDTLGFYESLREVNPSPYMYVLEHDELAVVGASPETLVSVRGREVMSNPIAGTCDRGSSPVEDRRLAGEMLADGKERAEHTMLVDLARNDVRQVSAPGTVRVEEFMNVLKYSHVQHIESTVTGQLAAEADVAEPRSAAREPSSPDAFDATRAAFPAGTLSGAPKVRAMEIIDDLETEPRGLYGGGVGYYSFSGDADFAIVIRTATVEQDGDDQRITVQAGAGLVADSDPAAEYEETEKKMNGVLAALERIEAPTLESTPEVSR
- the trpG gene encoding anthranilate synthase component II — translated: MSTERRSTADSDASTPPRTVLFIDNFDSFTYNVVEYVSQQPGIETVVLRNTATLEDVRAVEPDAIVISPGPGHPKNDRDVGVTMDVLHEVSPDVPTLGICLGLEAAVYAYGGRVGRAPEPVHGKASAVDHDGEGVFDGLEQGFRAGRYHSLVATAVPDCFDVTATADHDGERLVMGVRHREHPIEAVQFHPESVLTAVGHDVIENFLENV
- a CDS encoding adenosylcobalamin-dependent ribonucleoside-diphosphate reductase, with translation MSGADLSADEITLPIKRTEGETLEERMTANAYHNILPARYLRKDADGNLTETQEELFERIGKNIALAEAVYEAQKRDLEVTATPEQLKPGHPRRDELAAEVFGAGTTVDDDVETTLTEYNVNKFAYDTIVPELPEEVREHVEDVAETFIEGMEELSFMPNSPTLMNAGDELQQLSACFVMSPDDDLSDIHETAKKAAEVFQSGGGVGYGFWQLRPFGDSVGSTGGIASGPITFMRTYDQLCETIAQGGTRRGAQMGIMRVSHPDVIEFIHAKNKDVSLAHTLRLNDPDDYTYTTFAEALEEARELIDEDGHVPKHLRNAVEGHLSNFNISVGVTDAFMEALQNGEEYTFTNPRTEAPHVATEETKEMYSRYDLGEYVEVGEPLSIPAELIWERIVDGAHENGEPGVIYLERVNKEHSFDVEKHPDHRILATNPCGEQPLEEFEACNLGHINLSTLVDLEAPDWRVWSEEHADEYDTQEEAMAAFLEEAIDWEEFDERIQYGTRFLENVVTMSDFPVEEIEETVRNMRKIGLGIMGLAQLYIQLGIRYGSEEGNEVARQLMTHINHEAKWTSHELAEERGVFNDWDDSKYADPVEYRDWFEHQTGLDADEWADGFSIRNHNVTTIAPTGTTSMVGNTTGGCEPIYNVAYYKNVTDDVQGDEMLVEFDDYFLRTLEANGIDVEAAKREAQEQMANNEFDGVEGLETVPDAIGELFVITADLSAKDHAAVQCACQEGVDSAISKTVNAPNDSTLEDAKEVFEWVYEHGGKGVTYYRDGTRSKQVLTTRADNAEFADETEAAEAIVEQIREVFGGLEQFFESEDVQAVAQEELDGLLGGIEVNHEYAEKRSRPDALQGVSQRVDTGYGKIYVTINEDPETGQPFELFANIGHSGGFTNSFTEALAKVISTALRSGVDPEEIVDELCGTRSPKVAWDKGEQIQSIPDAIGTAMRRYLEDEIDKPYPKQQTLEESADADAEGIEYDGPETDGGAAGAESDDVTQDLIDAGESPECPSCGSLSLYYSEGCKTCESCGWSEC
- a CDS encoding aminotransferase class III-fold pyridoxal phosphate-dependent enzyme, with the translated sequence MDRDTAEPSVRGLPGDAAEAWIEYHHEYAAPSEYSHEFVWDVTADAEGPFCTDVDGNVLLDFTCHIGAAPLGYNNPKILDRMEEFDLVDPMKIAGQDFYAGAGSSPTEPTHSMASQLMERLIDVTDHYGMDTVFLCNSGAEAIENAMKITYAQAGTPKYGVTFVGGFHGRTLGTLSMTRTKSVYTRSYPEVAGTRTVPFCEDRSCDAESCSCGFFAGERSQLERLLEPEGGYVDPDEVSFMVLEPVQGVGGYNFPSESFMTEVARINEEYDIPLIVDEIQSGVGRTGKMWASDHYPIEPDVIASAKALRSAATISRSDVFPQEKNRIGSTWGGGDILAAMQGVLTLDAIEEYDLLENAVERGEHMKERLRDAEPEGVVDVRGLGLMLAVEFDTADRRNAVVENAIERGMLTLGCGKKAIRLLPPLDVTAREIDLGADLLLESIDAAA